AACAAAGACGCCAGTGCCTTGATGTACTGGCGTTTTTTGCTAACTACTACTTTCGTTTATGACGACAAGAATTTGCCTGTTGCGCAAATAGTGTGATAAAGACTAAGGATAATTTTCGCTTTCGAACTCACCGCCATGAGCCGATCACCCAGACACGACAAAATCCTGCAGTTGGTACGCGAAAACGGCTTCATGCCGATCGAGGAGCTGGCCCGCCTGCTGGACGTGACGCCGCAGACCATCCGCCGCGACATCAACCAGCTGTGCGAAGCCAACCTGCTGCGCCGTTATCACGGCGGCGCCGCGCTGGGCAACAGCGTGGAGAACGAGGACTACTTCTCGCGCAAGGGCAAGCTGCAGAGCGAAAAGGCGCATATCGCCGACATGATCGCGGAGAACATTCCCGACCATGCTTCGCTGTTCATGAGCATCGGCACCACTATCGAGGCGGTGGCGCAGGCGCTGACCATCACCCACAAGGGTCTGCGGGTGATCACCAACAATATCCACGTGGCGTCGATCATGTCGGCCAACCCGGATTTCACGGTGATGATCACCTCCGGCGTGGTACGCGCTTCCGACGGCGGCATCACCGGGGTGGCAACGCTGGATTTCATCAACCAGTTCAAGGTGGATTACGCGGTGATCGGCGTGTCGGGAATAGAGACCGACGGCTCGCTACTGGATTTCGACTACCGCGAAGTGCGCGTGGCGCAGGCAATGATGAACAACGCCCGTCACCGCTTCCTGGCCGCCGACCACAGCAAGTTCGGCCGCAATGCACTGGTGCGCATGGGCCACATCAGCGAATTCAACGCCATCTTCACCGACGCCATGCCGCCGGAAAGCCTGAAGAAGCTGCTGGAAGAGCACGGCGTGCGCATGTACCTGGCCGACCCGCTGTAAACGTTGGCCGCATGCCAACCTTGGCAAAGTCCTTTCGCAATGCGGAAGGACTTTGTGTTGTAAACAGCAAGGCTGCCGATGCAAGCACTTGGCTGGTGCGGCCCGGCTTTGCCGGGTCCGGTAGCATGTAAACGAAGTACGTTGTCAGCAGCCTGACAAGGGCGCCGCTGGCGCCCTTGTGCTTTGCGGCCAACCCTGCCGCTATTCGCCGCCCGCCAGCTCCGCCGTCCAGCCCAGCACGCCATTGCGCCCGGCTTCCTTGGCGCGGTACAGCATGCTGTCGGCGCGCTGCACCAGCGCCACCACGTCCCACACTCCCTCGTTGCTGCATACCCCGGCGCTGAAGGTCTGGCGGAAGCGACCGCGCGGCGAGGCATGCTCCAGCCGCGCGAATGCCTCGCGCAGCTCGTCCAGCAGCCGCACCGCCTGCTCCGTCGTCATGCCCGGCAGCGCAATGGCGAACTCCTCGCCGCCGTAGCGGCCCAGCACATCGCTGCGCCGCAGGCGCTCCTGCAGGAAGCGCGACAGGCTTACCAGCACCTCGTCGCCGGCCTGGTGGCCGTAGCTATCGTTGATGCGCTTGAAGTGGTCCAGGTCCAGCATCACCATGCTCAGCGGCTTGCGCTCGCGCTGGGCACGGGCGAATTCGTGCTCCAGCCGGGCGAACAGGTGGCTGTGATTGAGCAGGCCGGTAAGGCTGTCGGTGGCGATGTAGGAGCGCAGCTTGCGGTAGCGGCTGGCGCGGGTGCTCACCGTCACCACCAGCTCCTCGCTGGATACCGGCTTGGTGAGGTAGCCGTCCACCCCCAGGCTCAGCGCGTCCAGCTGCACGTCCTGGCGTTTTTCCATGGTCAGGAACAGGATGGGGATGCCGTCCATCAGCTGCTGCTGGCGGATGATGCGCGCCAGTTCCTGACCGTTGCACTCCGGCATGTGCATGTCCATCAGGATCAGGTCGGGGTGGAAGCGCTCTATCGCCTCCAGCGTCTCGCTAGGGCGGTTCACTTCCTCGGTCATGATGCCGTGCCGGTTCAGCACCGCCGCGTACAGGCCGGCCAGCGAGCTCATGTCTTCCACCAGCAACACCCGCAGCGGGTTGCGCGGGTCGGTGCTGGCCGGGCGCGCCAGCGCCTCCAGCAACTCCCGCACCGACAGCGGCCAACCGACAAAACCCTGCCCGCCGGCACGCACCGCCTGCAGCCGGGCGGCAAAATCGCGGCGCTGGCTGGTGAACAGCAGCGGGCATGGCAGGCGCAGTTGCGGCAGCGGCGGTTCGCTGCCGTCAAAAGCGTGGTGGATGATCAGTGCGCCGGGCTCGTGCTGCTGCAGCGCCTGCTGCAACGCGGGCAGGCTGTCGAACACGTCCAGTACGTAGCCAAAACAGGCCAGTTGCTCCTGCACCCCGCCCGGCAGGCTCTGGCCGGGCGCCAGCAGGAACAGCCGGTGGCTCTGGCGCAACGGCGTGGCGCTGCCGCCGGACTGTTCCGGCAACGGCAGGCTGGCCAGCTGTGTCACCAGCGACAGCTGCTGACGCAGTTGCAACACGTCCTCGCTGCTGCGACGGCGCCTGGCCCAGCCGCGCAGCTGGGTGGCCAGCTCCGCATTGGCGCGCAGCAGCGGCTCGGCGCCGGACTGTTCGGCCAGCCCCTGCAGGCACTGCACCAGCGCACCGAAGCGGCGCGCCTGCTCCGGCTCCCAGCGCAGCAGCAGTTGCTGGCCAGTGTGGTCCATTTCCTGAGCCAGGCTGAGTAGGGATTGCGGCACTGGATTTGACATGGTGATCACAAGCTGGCTTCACAGAATGTTAAGAGTATAACGGCAGCAAGCCGGCTGCTGTTGCCACAACTGGTATAATTCCCGGTTTTCACCCAGCGGCAGAGACAGACTCTGCAAGCCAGCATGAACGTCTTTTACGAAGAAAGCGGCAGCTTCAAGGTAGGCAGCGTGGTATCACGCGCCGAAGCCAGCCTGCAGATCGATACCCAGCACGGCAAGCGCACCAAGCTCAAGGCCGCCAACGTGTTCCTGGAGTTCAACTCCCCGCTGCAGGACTTCCTGCCGGCCGCCGAGGCGCTGGCCGCCGACATCGACGTGGATTTCCTGTGGGAGTGCTGCGGTGAAGATGAATTCGGCTTCGAAACGCTGGCCGCCGACTACTTCGGCCACGCCCCCAGCGTGAGCGAAAACGCCGCCATCCTGCTGCGGCTGTACGCGGCGCCGATGTACTTCTACAAGAAGACCAAGGGCCGCTTCAAGGCTGCGCCGGAAGAGACGCTGAAGGCCGCGCTGGCCGGCATCGAGCGCAAGAAGCGCGAACAGGAACAGATCGACGCCTGGGCCGGGGAACTGGCCGCCGGTACCCTGCCGGACGCCATCCGCAGCCAGCTGATGACGCTGCTGTACCGCCCGGACAAGAACACGCTGGAATTCAAGGCCTTCGACCAGGCCAGCAAGGCCACCAGCCTGCCGCCGCTGCGGCTGGCCGACAAGGTGGGCGGTATCGAATCGGTGCCGGCCTACCTGATGGCCGGCTTCCAGCTGGAGCACTTCCCCAAGGGCACCGGCTTTGGCAGCTACGCGCCGGCCACCGCCACGGAAGAACTGCCGCTGGCCACGGTCAAGGCGTTCTCCATTGATGATGCCGCCACCACCGAGATCGACGATGCGCTGTCGGTGCAGTGGCTGGACAACGGCAATATCCGCGTCGGCATCCACATTGCCGCGCCCACGCTGGGCATCGCCGTGGACAGCCCGCTGGAAAAGATCGTGCACCAGCGCCTGTCCACCGTGTACTTCCCCGGCGACAAGATCACCATGCTGCCGGACGAAGTGGTGCAGGCCTTCACCCTGAAGGAAGGCCATGACTGCCCGGCGCTGAGCCTGTACGTGGAAGTCACCCCGGACTTCGAGCTGGTGGCCTTCGACAACCGCATCGAGCGCGTGCACATTGCCGCCAACCTGCGCCACGACCAGCTGGAGCAGGTGTTCAACGAAGACACGTTGGCCGCAGACGGCTTCGGCCCTGATTACGCCTTCAAGCGCGAACTGGTGTGGCTGTGGCAGTTCGCCAATGCCCGCGAGGCCTTCCGCGGCAAGACGCCGGACCCGAACCGCCCGCCACAGGTGGACTACAACTTCAACGTGGTGGACGGCAAGGTGATCATCAGCATCCGCAAGCGCGGCTCGCCGATGGACAAGCTGGTTTCCGAGCTGATGATCCTGGCCAACAGCGAGTGGGGCCGCATGCTGGCCGAGGCCGACATTCCGGCCATGTACCGCGCGCAGAGCATGGGCAAGGTACGCATGACCACCCGCCCGGAACCGCACGTGGGCCTGGGCGTGCAGCAGTACGCCTGGAGCACCTCGCCGCTGCGCCGCGCATCGGACTTCATCAACCAGCGCCAGCTCACCGCGATGATTCGCGGCGAAGCGCCGCAGTACAAGCAGGGCGACGCCATGCTGTTCGCGCTGCTGCGCGACTTCGATACCGCCTACAGCGCCTACCTGGGCTTCCAGGACAAGATGGAGCACTTCTGGTGCCTGCGCTGGTTCAGCCAGGAAGGCATCAGCGAGCCGACCGCCAGCTACATCAAGGAAGACCTTGTGCGGGTGGACGGGGTACCGATGCGGCTGCGCATCGGCGGCCTGCCGGAGCTGAGCAACGGCGACCGCATCCAGCTGCAGATCGTGCGCATCGACGAGTTGATGCAGGAGATCGAGTGCCGCTACGTGGCGGTGCTGGAACGCAAGACCCTGCCGCAGGACGAGGCCGAGGAGGCGTAAGCCACCGCTTGCGGCCAACCTTGACCGCAACGTGCAACGACAAGGCCCCGCCATGGCGGGGCCTTGTGCTGTCTGCTGCAGGCGGGCCATACCCGCGCGGGTATGAACCGTTGGTTCAACCCGCCCTACGTAATCCGGTAGCAGCCATCGCCTGCCGTAGGGCGGGTTGGCCTCCGGCCATACCCGCGCGCATGAACCTTTGCGCCTGACCAACCTTCACCTGGGTAAGCACGCAGGCCATACCTACCAGCAGTGCGTCACTGGTGGGCGCGCTGCTGATTGCCCGGTTCCCCGGATACGCTGCGCTTATCCGGGCTACGAGCTACAGCAGATTGTCCACCGTAGTGCTCACCTCCTTCAGGTGCGGCAGCGCCTCGGCCATGGCCGCGCCCTCCACCCCCAGCACCGCCAGCAGCGGCTGCGGCAGGGTGGACTGCATCTCGTCCTCGCTCATGCCGTGGTTGAAGCCGGCCACGATGTAGGACGCCAGCCCGATCAGCACCGCGTACGGCGTCAGCTGGCCGGGGTCGGCCAGATTGTGCTGCTCGCGTATCGCCTGCTGGATGGCATCCGGGAAGTTCCAGCGCCGCGACAGCTCGGCGCCCACTTCGGTCAGATCCATGCCCAGCACCATGCGCTCGGTGGCCAGCCGCTCGGCGCCGCTGTCCACCAGCCGGTCGATGCGCACCGCCTTTTCCGGCTCCGCCACGTGCAGCACCAGCTCGCCGATATTGGACAGCAGGCCGCAGGTGTAGGCCAGCTGCACGTCCAGTTTCGCCAGCCGCGCCAGCACCTTGCTGGTATTGGCCATCTCGAAGCTGCGGCCCCAGAACGCCTTCATGTCGAAACCGGGAATCGCCGCGGTGGCGCCGGCAATACCGGAGGCGATCACCAGCATGCGCACATTGTCGAAGCCCAGCAGCAGCACCGCGTCGTTCAGCGAACCGATGCTGCGGCTGCCGCCGAAGCGCGCGCTGTTGGCCAGGCGCAGCACCCGCGCGCTCAGCACCTGGTCGTGCACCACCTTGTCGGTGATGTCGTCGATATTCACGTTCTGATCCTGGAAGCTGGCAATCAGCTCCTGCACCACCTTGGGCACCATGGGCAAGCGCCCGGCGGCCTTGTCGAACAGTTCTGCCACATTCATCTTGCTCTCCCCTGCTGTCGTTGTGCTCGAACAACCCACCAGATGAGCTTAGGCAAAAGCTTTATGAAATACAGAAAAAACCTGCGCTTAACAGCCGCCACTGGCATGAAAAAGCAAAAGCCCCGCCAGGCGGGGCTGTTGCGAGAGCAACGACAACTCAGGCTGCGTTGCGCGCCAGCGCACCGCGCTGGCGGCGTACGAAGCGGAACAGCAGCACCAGCAGCGCCAGGAAGGGAAGGCCGAACTTCAGCGTCATGTTGAATTCGTCGGTGAACAGCGTGGTGACCATCGCCGCCAGCATCAGCCCCAGGCCCAGCAGGGTGGTGAACGGGAAGCCACGCATGCGGAAGGCCAGCGGCGGGTTGCCGCCCGCCTGGTACTTGCGGCGGAAGAACAAATGGGTGACGAAGATCATCAGCCACACGAACATGGCGCCGAACATCGACAGTGAGATCATCAGCATGAAGGCCTTTTCCGGGTACAACACGTACAGCAGCGTGGCCACGGCAATGCCGATGGACGACAGCAGCAGCGCGTTCAGCGGCACACCGTTGCGGCTGAGCTTGCCCAGTGCCGCCGGCGCATCACCGCCGCGCGACAGGCTGAACATCATGCGGGTGGTGATGTACAGCTGGCTGTTCATGGCCGACAGCGCGGCCACCACCACCACGAAGTTGAGAATGCCCGCGGCGTAGGGGATGTTCAGCACTTCCATCACCGTCACGAACGGGCTGCTGCCCTGCCCCACGCGCGACCACGGCACAATGGCCAGGATCAGCGCCAGCGACAGCAGGTAGAACACCAGCAGGCGGGCGATGGTGGCGCGGAAGGCCTGTTTCACCGCGCGCTCCGGGTCTTCCGCCTCGCCGGCGGCCACCGCGATCATTTCCACGCTCAGGTAGCTGAAGATGGAGATGATCACCGCCACCCACATGCCCCACCAGCCGTGCGGCATGAAGCCGTCGCCGGCGGTGTACAGGTGCACGCCGTATTCCGGGTGGCCGCCGCCCCACACCACATAGCTGCCCAGCAGGATGAAGCCGAGGATGGCGGCGATCTTGATGCTGGAAAACGCATACTCCACCGCGCCGAACGCCTTCACGCTGCTGGCGTTCACCGCGATCAGCGCCGCCGAGAACAGCGCTATCCACCACCATGACGGCACGGCGGGGAACCAGAAGCGCATGTAGTCGGCCACTGCCGTTACCTCGGTGCCCACCGCCAGCACGATGCAGGACCAGTAGGCATAACGCACCAGGAAGCCGGCCAGCGGGCTGATGTAGTGCTCGGCATAGGCGCCGAAGGAGCCGGAGGTGGCATGCGCCACCGTCATCTCCGCCAGGCAGCCCATCAGCAGCAGGGTGATCAACCCGCCGATGGCATAGCTCAGCAGCACGCTGGGGCCGGCAAAGCCGATGGCGAACTTGCTGCCCAGGAACAGGCCGGTGCCGATGGCGCCGCCAATGGCGATCATGCTCATTTGCCCGGAGGTCAGCCGCCGCTGCAGGCCCTGCTCCCGGTCTTTGATGTTCTGAAAACTTCCACTCATGATGTGCTCCGTGACTCTCCGTGCGTATCCGGCCCCGGCCTGTCTGTGCAGGCGCTGGCGGGCCAGAGGTGGGGTTTGCTGCCCGAGCGGGCAGCAGCAGGCCCACGCAGCGGCGTGCCGCTGCGTGGAAAATTCGGCTGGGGTGATTTAGCGGGCCAGCGCGCGCAGTACCGCGCGTACCGGGCTGGCGTCGGTATCCATCAGCTTCAGCGGCAGGGCGATCAGCTCGTAATCACCTGGTGGCACCGCATCCAGCACCAGGTTTTCCAGGATCGCCATGCCGTGGCGCGCCACGGCGCGGTGTGCCGCCATGGTCTTGCTGTCGGCCGGGTCGAGCGAGGCGGTATCCACCCCGATCAGCTGCACGCCCTGACTGCCCAGCCAGTCGATCAGCTCGGCGGCGATGCCGGGGAAGGCCTGGTCCCAGGCGGCATGCGGAAACTGCGGGTAAGTGCGGATCAGCAAGCGCGGCGGCAGCGGGCCGCTGCCCTGCAGTGCCGCCTGCAAGGTGGCCAGCTGCAGCACGGCGCCGGGCGAAAGGCAGTGCACCACGCGGCAGTGGCCTAGGTAAGGCGCCAGCGGCACCGCGCCGATGGCCGCGCCATCGGCCTGGTAGTGCAGCGGCGCATCGGCATGAGCGCCGCTGTGCGGCGAAAGGGTCAGCCGCGCCACATTGACCGGACAGGCGGCATCCAGCACCCAGTTGGGGCTGGACTGGAACGGGGTATCACCCGGCCACACCGGCATGCCGGCGGTCAGGGCGGGGCTGATGTCGTAGAGCATGGCGCGTCTCGCAGCAGAATGACTGTCAAAAGCTTAGCACCGGCGGCGCGGGTACTTATTGCAAAGACTGTCGAGCGCCCATGAGACTTTTGCAGATTATTCAGTTGCCTGCTTTAAAACCGCAGAAAATTCGAAATTAACTTTGGAATGCACTGCTTACGCCAATTCCCGGGCACCGCCAGGCTGCTGAACGGCAAAGAAAAAGCGGCCCGCAGGCCGCCAAAGGAGAGTCGCTCCTGCAGGCAGGAGATACACGGAATACTGTTCAGGCCACCTCGTGGTGTTGAACCGCCGGGCAAGTGCCTTGCCCTGGCTCAGGCCACCTCATGGCCCTGGGCCACCTGCAGCAGGGTGAACCACTGCTGGCGCGTGAGCTGCAGCCGGCAGGCAGCAGCGGCATCGTCCAATGCGGCCAACTTGCGCGAGCCGACGATGGGCAGCGGCCGGCACGGGTGGCGCAGCAGCCAGGCCAGCGCCACGGCGGCGGTGCCAACGCCCAGCTCGCCGGCCAGCAGGTTCAGCGCCGCCGCCAGCGCAGGGTTGGCCGCAGCGTCGAACAGGCGGCCACCGGCCAGCGGCGACCACAGCATCGGGCGAATGCCCAGCTGCAGGCACTGGTCGAAGCTGCCGTCGAACAGCGGCGCGGTATGCAGCAGCGAGGCCTCGATCTGGTTGGTGACCAGCGTGGTGCGCGAGGCCAGCAGCGCATACTGCGACGGGCTGAAATTGGACACGCCGAAGTGGCGCACCTTGCCGGCATCCCGCAGCCTCGCGAAGGTCTCGGCCACTTCGTCCGGCTCCAGCAGCGGGTCCGGGCGGTGGATCAGCAGCAGGTCCAGGTAGTCGCTGCCCAGCTGCTGCAGCGAGGCGTGCACGCTGGCGGTGATGTGTTCGGCACTGCTGTCGTAGTGCTTCACCCGCCAGCCGCGTGCCGCATCCGGCGGCTTGATGCCGCACTTGCTCACCAGCTGGATGGCGTCGCGCCGCGACGGGTTGGCCTTCAGCCAGCGGCCGAACAGCGCCTCGCAGCGAAAGCCGCCGTACAGGTCGGCATGGTCGAAGGTGGTGATGCCCAGCGCGATAGCGTGCTCCACCCACGCCGCCAGCGCGGCGTCGTCGAAGCCCCATTCATGCAGGCGCCACACGCCCGCTGCCACCGGTGACAGCAGCGGGCCGTCTGCGGCCAACCTTTGCAGGCCGAGCGTGCTCATCAGGCGATGCGCTGTTCGGTTTGCGGGTCGAACAGCACCGCCTTGGACACGTCGAACACCAGGTCCATGCTCAGCCCCGGGCGCTTGGCCTCGGTCGGGTGGGTACGGCAGCACACCTTGGTGTTGTTCAGCGACACGAATACCAGGGTATCCGGGCCGGTGGGTTCGATCACGTCGATGTGGCAGCTCATTTCCGGCAGGCCGTCGCGGTGTGCGGTGCGCGCATCGGTGATCTGCTCCGGGCGGATGCCGAAGATCACTTCCTTGCCCACCCAGCCTGCCAGCTTGGCTTTGTCGTGCGGCAGCGGCAGCACCACGCAGCCCTTGTCGTCGCACACTTTCACGCCGATCTGGCCGGCGGATTCCACCACCGTGGCCGGGATGAAGTTCATCGACGGCGAGCCGATGAAGCCGGCCACGAACAGGTTGGCCGGGTTGTCGTAGATTTCCTGCGGGCTGCCGAACTGCTGCACCACGCCGTCCTTCATCACCGCGATGCGGTCGCCCAGCGTCATGGCCTCGATCTGATCGTGGGTCACGTAGACGATGGTGGATTTCAGACGCTGGTGCATCAGCTTGATTTCGGTACGCATCTCCACGCGCAGCTTGGCGTCCAGGTTGGACAGCGGCTCGTCGAACAGGAAGATGGCCGGGTTGCGGGCCAGGGCGCGGCCCATGGCCACGCGCTGGCGCTGGCCGCCGGACATCTGCCCCGGCTTGCGCTCCAGCAGGTGCTTGATCTGCAGCATGTCGGCCACGCGGTTCACGGTGGCGTCGATCTCGGCCTTGGGCACCTTGCGGATCTCCAGGCCGAAGCTGATGTTCTCGCGCACCGTCATCGACGGGTACAGCGCGTAGCTCTGGAACACCATGGCGATGTCGCGATCCTTGGGCGACAGCTCGTTCACCCGCTTTTCGCCGATCACGATGTCGCCGCTGGAGATGTCGTCCAGGCCGGCGATCATGTTCAGCAGCGTGGATTTGCCGCAGCCGGAGGGGCCGACCAGGATCAGGAACTGGCCGTCCTCGATGGCGATGTCGATACCCTTGAGCACCTCGGTGCCGTTGGCGTAAGTCTTGCAAACGTTGTTGATGGAAAGAGCGGCCATCGCATTAACCTTTCACAGCACCGGCAGTCAGACCGCGCACGAAATAGCGGCCGGCTACCATGTAAACGAACAGGGTCGGCAGGGCGGCAATGATGGCCGCCGCCATATCCACGTTGTATTCCTTCACCCCGGTGGAAGTGTTCACCAGGTTGTTGAGCGCCACCGTGATCGGCTGCGACTCGCCGGCGG
This Vogesella sp. LIG4 DNA region includes the following protein-coding sequences:
- a CDS encoding DeoR/GlpR family DNA-binding transcription regulator, translating into MSRSPRHDKILQLVRENGFMPIEELARLLDVTPQTIRRDINQLCEANLLRRYHGGAALGNSVENEDYFSRKGKLQSEKAHIADMIAENIPDHASLFMSIGTTIEAVAQALTITHKGLRVITNNIHVASIMSANPDFTVMITSGVVRASDGGITGVATLDFINQFKVDYAVIGVSGIETDGSLLDFDYREVRVAQAMMNNARHRFLAADHSKFGRNALVRMGHISEFNAIFTDAMPPESLKKLLEEHGVRMYLADPL
- a CDS encoding diguanylate cyclase, whose amino-acid sequence is MSNPVPQSLLSLAQEMDHTGQQLLLRWEPEQARRFGALVQCLQGLAEQSGAEPLLRANAELATQLRGWARRRRSSEDVLQLRQQLSLVTQLASLPLPEQSGGSATPLRQSHRLFLLAPGQSLPGGVQEQLACFGYVLDVFDSLPALQQALQQHEPGALIIHHAFDGSEPPLPQLRLPCPLLFTSQRRDFAARLQAVRAGGQGFVGWPLSVRELLEALARPASTDPRNPLRVLLVEDMSSLAGLYAAVLNRHGIMTEEVNRPSETLEAIERFHPDLILMDMHMPECNGQELARIIRQQQLMDGIPILFLTMEKRQDVQLDALSLGVDGYLTKPVSSEELVVTVSTRASRYRKLRSYIATDSLTGLLNHSHLFARLEHEFARAQRERKPLSMVMLDLDHFKRINDSYGHQAGDEVLVSLSRFLQERLRRSDVLGRYGGEEFAIALPGMTTEQAVRLLDELREAFARLEHASPRGRFRQTFSAGVCSNEGVWDVVALVQRADSMLYRAKEAGRNGVLGWTAELAGGE
- a CDS encoding ribonuclease catalytic domain-containing protein, whose amino-acid sequence is MNVFYEESGSFKVGSVVSRAEASLQIDTQHGKRTKLKAANVFLEFNSPLQDFLPAAEALAADIDVDFLWECCGEDEFGFETLAADYFGHAPSVSENAAILLRLYAAPMYFYKKTKGRFKAAPEETLKAALAGIERKKREQEQIDAWAGELAAGTLPDAIRSQLMTLLYRPDKNTLEFKAFDQASKATSLPPLRLADKVGGIESVPAYLMAGFQLEHFPKGTGFGSYAPATATEELPLATVKAFSIDDAATTEIDDALSVQWLDNGNIRVGIHIAAPTLGIAVDSPLEKIVHQRLSTVYFPGDKITMLPDEVVQAFTLKEGHDCPALSLYVEVTPDFELVAFDNRIERVHIAANLRHDQLEQVFNEDTLAADGFGPDYAFKRELVWLWQFANAREAFRGKTPDPNRPPQVDYNFNVVDGKVIISIRKRGSPMDKLVSELMILANSEWGRMLAEADIPAMYRAQSMGKVRMTTRPEPHVGLGVQQYAWSTSPLRRASDFINQRQLTAMIRGEAPQYKQGDAMLFALLRDFDTAYSAYLGFQDKMEHFWCLRWFSQEGISEPTASYIKEDLVRVDGVPMRLRIGGLPELSNGDRIQLQIVRIDELMQEIECRYVAVLERKTLPQDEAEEA
- a CDS encoding HDOD domain-containing protein, translating into MNVAELFDKAAGRLPMVPKVVQELIASFQDQNVNIDDITDKVVHDQVLSARVLRLANSARFGGSRSIGSLNDAVLLLGFDNVRMLVIASGIAGATAAIPGFDMKAFWGRSFEMANTSKVLARLAKLDVQLAYTCGLLSNIGELVLHVAEPEKAVRIDRLVDSGAERLATERMVLGMDLTEVGAELSRRWNFPDAIQQAIREQHNLADPGQLTPYAVLIGLASYIVAGFNHGMSEDEMQSTLPQPLLAVLGVEGAAMAEALPHLKEVSTTVDNLL
- a CDS encoding amino acid permease; the protein is MSGSFQNIKDREQGLQRRLTSGQMSMIAIGGAIGTGLFLGSKFAIGFAGPSVLLSYAIGGLITLLLMGCLAEMTVAHATSGSFGAYAEHYISPLAGFLVRYAYWSCIVLAVGTEVTAVADYMRFWFPAVPSWWWIALFSAALIAVNASSVKAFGAVEYAFSSIKIAAILGFILLGSYVVWGGGHPEYGVHLYTAGDGFMPHGWWGMWVAVIISIFSYLSVEMIAVAAGEAEDPERAVKQAFRATIARLLVFYLLSLALILAIVPWSRVGQGSSPFVTVMEVLNIPYAAGILNFVVVVAALSAMNSQLYITTRMMFSLSRGGDAPAALGKLSRNGVPLNALLLSSIGIAVATLLYVLYPEKAFMLMISLSMFGAMFVWLMIFVTHLFFRRKYQAGGNPPLAFRMRGFPFTTLLGLGLMLAAMVTTLFTDEFNMTLKFGLPFLALLVLLFRFVRRQRGALARNAA
- the kynB gene encoding arylformamidase produces the protein MLYDISPALTAGMPVWPGDTPFQSSPNWVLDAACPVNVARLTLSPHSGAHADAPLHYQADGAAIGAVPLAPYLGHCRVVHCLSPGAVLQLATLQAALQGSGPLPPRLLIRTYPQFPHAAWDQAFPGIAAELIDWLGSQGVQLIGVDTASLDPADSKTMAAHRAVARHGMAILENLVLDAVPPGDYELIALPLKLMDTDASPVRAVLRALAR
- a CDS encoding aldo/keto reductase family oxidoreductase, with protein sequence MSTLGLQRLAADGPLLSPVAAGVWRLHEWGFDDAALAAWVEHAIALGITTFDHADLYGGFRCEALFGRWLKANPSRRDAIQLVSKCGIKPPDAARGWRVKHYDSSAEHITASVHASLQQLGSDYLDLLLIHRPDPLLEPDEVAETFARLRDAGKVRHFGVSNFSPSQYALLASRTTLVTNQIEASLLHTAPLFDGSFDQCLQLGIRPMLWSPLAGGRLFDAAANPALAAALNLLAGELGVGTAAVALAWLLRHPCRPLPIVGSRKLAALDDAAAACRLQLTRQQWFTLLQVAQGHEVA
- a CDS encoding ABC transporter ATP-binding protein; translated protein: MAALSINNVCKTYANGTEVLKGIDIAIEDGQFLILVGPSGCGKSTLLNMIAGLDDISSGDIVIGEKRVNELSPKDRDIAMVFQSYALYPSMTVRENISFGLEIRKVPKAEIDATVNRVADMLQIKHLLERKPGQMSGGQRQRVAMGRALARNPAIFLFDEPLSNLDAKLRVEMRTEIKLMHQRLKSTIVYVTHDQIEAMTLGDRIAVMKDGVVQQFGSPQEIYDNPANLFVAGFIGSPSMNFIPATVVESAGQIGVKVCDDKGCVVLPLPHDKAKLAGWVGKEVIFGIRPEQITDARTAHRDGLPEMSCHIDVIEPTGPDTLVFVSLNNTKVCCRTHPTEAKRPGLSMDLVFDVSKAVLFDPQTEQRIA